The Sulfurimonas hydrogeniphila genome includes a window with the following:
- a CDS encoding LL-diaminopimelate aminotransferase, giving the protein MFDEFNFNRVERLPKYVFAEVNDIKMAERRAGKDVIDFSMGNPDGPTPEHIRNKLVESAQKTKTHGYSSSKGIPKLLKAIADWYERRYDCKLDPETECVATMGSKEGYAHLTYAITNIGDVAVVPDPTYPIHEYSFILAGGNVIKFGIEFDEHYRVNEDHFFESLEKVFKESSPKPKYVLVNFPHNPTTATVTPEFYERLVAMAKEKRFYVISDIAYGDITFDGYKTPSIMSVEGAKDVAVESFTLSKSYNMAGWRVGFFVGNKKLIGALQKIKSWLDYGMFTPIQVAATVALNGDQTCVSEITQKYNHRQEVLIEAFGRAGWHIQKNEATMFSWAKIPECVAHLGSLEFSKRLLIEAGVAVAPGIGFGEYGEGYVRIALIENDNRIRQAARNIKEFLKQFDGCKKESKK; this is encoded by the coding sequence ATGTTTGATGAGTTTAATTTTAATAGAGTTGAGAGACTTCCAAAGTATGTATTTGCGGAAGTTAATGATATAAAAATGGCAGAACGCCGTGCCGGTAAAGATGTGATAGATTTTTCTATGGGAAATCCTGACGGACCGACGCCGGAGCATATACGAAACAAACTTGTCGAATCAGCCCAAAAGACAAAAACACACGGATACTCTTCTTCAAAAGGGATTCCGAAACTCCTCAAAGCAATTGCAGACTGGTATGAACGCCGTTATGACTGCAAGCTTGATCCTGAAACAGAGTGTGTGGCGACAATGGGTTCCAAAGAGGGGTATGCACACCTTACCTATGCCATTACAAACATAGGAGATGTGGCGGTTGTACCTGATCCTACCTACCCGATTCACGAATACTCTTTTATTCTGGCCGGAGGCAATGTTATCAAATTCGGTATAGAATTTGATGAGCATTACCGGGTAAATGAAGATCACTTTTTTGAGAGTCTGGAAAAGGTTTTCAAAGAGAGCTCCCCGAAACCAAAATATGTTTTGGTCAATTTTCCGCACAATCCGACAACGGCAACGGTTACGCCTGAGTTTTATGAACGTTTGGTTGCAATGGCAAAAGAGAAAAGATTTTATGTGATTTCCGATATTGCCTACGGTGACATTACCTTTGACGGCTATAAAACACCTTCTATTATGAGCGTAGAGGGTGCAAAAGATGTGGCAGTCGAGTCGTTTACGCTTTCAAAATCGTACAATATGGCAGGTTGGCGTGTAGGCTTTTTTGTAGGAAACAAAAAACTCATAGGTGCCTTGCAAAAAATCAAATCATGGTTGGATTACGGTATGTTTACACCTATTCAGGTGGCGGCGACGGTTGCACTGAACGGCGATCAGACCTGTGTGAGCGAGATTACCCAAAAATACAATCACCGCCAGGAGGTGCTTATAGAAGCATTCGGGCGTGCAGGCTGGCATATACAAAAGAATGAGGCAACAATGTTTTCCTGGGCAAAAATTCCTGAGTGTGTCGCACATCTCGGTTCTTTGGAGTTTTCGAAACGTCTGTTGATTGAAGCAGGTGTTGCCGTGGCTCCGGGAATCGGTTTTGGAGAATACGGTGAGGGCTATGTTCGTATAGCACTCATTGAAAATGACAACAGGATTCGTCAGGCTGCCAGAAATATAAAAGAATTTTTAAAACAGTTTGACGGCTGTAAAAAAGAGAGTAAAAAGTAA
- a CDS encoding SDR family NAD(P)-dependent oxidoreductase, whose product MKILITGASSGLGAEFARQYANKDTELILLARREQKLQSLQKELAPKCKSITLLVVDVTDFVQLQKKVRSVGAVDLLLLNAGISLGHTQTIPTIHDFQNLYNVNVLANHAILEVLLPQLQAQKSGHIVFVSSLSSLFTMPSAKVYASSKRALNAYAEGIFYKYAKDGLHVSILLPGFVKSEMTDKNEFKMPFLLDTAEGVKRMKKAIEKRKKFYAFPLRFYLIIRFMNLLPSALSQRIVNYLS is encoded by the coding sequence ATGAAAATCCTGATTACAGGGGCAAGCTCCGGTCTTGGTGCGGAATTTGCACGTCAATATGCGAACAAAGATACTGAACTTATTTTGTTGGCACGCAGAGAGCAAAAACTGCAAAGCCTGCAAAAAGAACTCGCTCCAAAATGTAAAAGTATTACTTTGCTTGTTGTGGATGTAACTGATTTTGTTCAACTTCAGAAAAAAGTCAGGTCAGTCGGAGCAGTTGATTTGCTTCTGTTAAATGCAGGAATATCGCTTGGACATACGCAAACTATTCCAACGATACATGATTTTCAAAATCTTTACAATGTCAATGTGCTGGCAAATCATGCGATTTTAGAAGTGCTTTTACCGCAACTGCAGGCACAAAAAAGCGGTCATATTGTATTTGTTTCATCGCTTTCGTCACTTTTTACTATGCCGAGTGCAAAAGTGTATGCTTCGTCCAAACGTGCTTTAAATGCCTATGCGGAGGGTATATTTTACAAGTATGCAAAAGACGGTTTACATGTAAGCATACTTTTGCCGGGATTTGTCAAAAGTGAAATGACTGACAAAAATGAATTTAAGATGCCGTTTTTGCTGGATACTGCAGAGGGAGTCAAACGTATGAAAAAGGCAATAGAAAAAAGAAAAAAGTTTTATGCCTTTCCTCTTAGATTTTATTTAATCATTCGTTTTATGAATTTACTTCCATCAGCTTTAAGTCAAAGAATTGTAAACTACCTTTCATAG
- a CDS encoding molybdopterin oxidoreductase family protein, which yields MENIKTIDSVCAYCGVGCDIAAHVDVKENKIKKIFAHPDGATSEGKLCIKGTYGFDFVDAKERIKNPRIRKSFLEKNPHIKAVIADSLHSLDEKWYETNLESATTAGAMKLKDIQAKYGDKSVCSLGGARSSCESAYYFQKFTRYTLNSPHVDNCARVCHSPSLKGMRLTIGEGAASNPFDDIYKTEFMIVMGSNTTEAHPIVGNRMIKAAQKGTPIACFDVREIKLHKFSKYKAVTPHESNLLVLNMIAYTIIKEELYCKDFIKNRTKNWEHFKENILADPYANPEFFRDVEGYEYLADMLPEIAREYAAKKSLILWGLGITEHVDGSYAVMAIVHLALMTGNIGKDGAGVMPLRGQTNVQGVCDMGMLPYYAPDYTAPKEVGLMTPQLVDGMLDGSIKGVLNIGEDLTHIHPNLNKITKAFENLELIFVQELFMTDIAERADIVVGVKSAYEKTGVYINAMRKVHLSRPLVECDLPDDWEVIKLLDEKMGGGFGFDSSEAIWEDVRKTATNRFKGASYKVLRENEKKGISWPITEEGEGTPVLHREDFRTRDGIGAFRYHGYKLSGMVEEILNKNLKGYHLTTGRAMAHYNNSAQTKYTEKLMKRYTEDLLLVHEEDAADFVSEKVILKTEFGQTNPLRVKFTNKVRPKTLYTTFHHADSKLNNIFGDKSDELIMTAAFKSIQVEIINC from the coding sequence ATGGAAAATATAAAAACAATTGACAGTGTGTGCGCATACTGTGGCGTAGGCTGTGACATTGCCGCACATGTTGATGTCAAAGAGAACAAAATCAAGAAGATATTCGCACATCCCGACGGTGCTACATCAGAGGGAAAGCTTTGTATCAAAGGAACATACGGTTTTGACTTTGTTGATGCAAAAGAGCGTATTAAAAATCCCCGTATCCGAAAAAGCTTTTTGGAAAAGAATCCTCATATCAAAGCTGTTATAGCTGATTCGCTTCATTCTCTGGATGAAAAATGGTATGAAACAAATTTGGAGAGTGCAACAACAGCCGGTGCAATGAAGCTCAAAGATATTCAGGCAAAATATGGCGACAAATCTGTCTGTTCGCTTGGCGGGGCAAGAAGCTCTTGTGAGAGTGCCTACTATTTTCAGAAATTTACGCGTTATACACTGAACTCTCCACATGTGGACAACTGTGCGAGAGTCTGCCATTCCCCATCACTAAAAGGCATGCGTCTTACTATAGGCGAAGGGGCTGCCTCGAATCCTTTTGATGATATATACAAAACAGAATTTATGATCGTAATGGGCTCAAATACTACAGAAGCTCATCCTATTGTCGGAAACCGTATGATAAAAGCGGCACAAAAGGGCACGCCTATTGCATGTTTTGATGTTCGTGAGATAAAACTGCACAAGTTTTCAAAGTATAAAGCGGTAACACCGCATGAATCAAATCTGCTTGTTTTAAATATGATAGCCTACACTATCATCAAAGAAGAGCTTTACTGTAAAGATTTTATCAAAAACAGAACAAAGAACTGGGAACATTTCAAGGAAAACATATTAGCCGACCCGTATGCAAATCCGGAGTTTTTCAGAGATGTAGAAGGGTATGAGTATCTTGCGGATATGCTTCCTGAAATTGCCCGTGAGTATGCGGCCAAAAAGTCTTTGATTCTCTGGGGTCTCGGGATTACCGAACATGTGGACGGTTCCTATGCTGTTATGGCCATAGTGCATTTGGCACTAATGACCGGAAATATAGGTAAAGACGGAGCCGGTGTTATGCCGCTTCGCGGACAGACCAATGTACAGGGTGTCTGTGACATGGGAATGCTTCCGTATTATGCGCCTGATTATACAGCTCCAAAAGAGGTAGGGCTAATGACACCCCAACTGGTTGACGGAATGCTTGACGGCAGTATAAAAGGTGTTCTCAACATTGGTGAGGATCTGACACACATTCATCCGAATCTTAACAAGATTACGAAAGCCTTTGAAAATTTGGAACTGATATTTGTGCAAGAGCTTTTTATGACAGATATTGCCGAACGTGCCGATATAGTGGTAGGTGTAAAATCAGCCTACGAAAAAACAGGTGTTTATATCAATGCCATGAGAAAAGTACATCTTTCAAGACCTTTGGTAGAGTGTGATTTACCTGATGACTGGGAAGTGATCAAACTGCTTGATGAAAAGATGGGCGGCGGTTTTGGTTTTGACTCGTCCGAAGCAATATGGGAAGATGTCAGAAAAACAGCGACAAACAGATTTAAAGGCGCTTCTTACAAAGTGCTCAGAGAAAATGAAAAAAAAGGCATTTCCTGGCCGATAACCGAAGAGGGAGAGGGCACTCCTGTACTGCATCGCGAAGATTTCAGAACACGTGACGGCATTGGTGCTTTTAGATACCACGGATACAAACTCTCAGGGATGGTAGAAGAGATTTTAAACAAAAATCTCAAAGGATACCATCTTACAACAGGCCGTGCTATGGCACATTACAACAACTCTGCACAAACAAAATATACCGAAAAACTGATGAAACGCTATACAGAGGATCTCTTGTTGGTACATGAAGAGGATGCGGCAGACTTTGTGAGCGAAAAGGTGATTCTAAAAACAGAGTTTGGTCAGACAAATCCTCTTCGTGTAAAGTTTACCAACAAAGTCCGTCCAAAAACGCTTTATACAACATTTCATCATGCAGATTCAAAACTGAACAATATATTTGGAGACAAGAGTGATGAGCTGATTATGACAGCGGCATTTAAGTCTATACAAGTTGAAATAATAAACTGCTAA
- a CDS encoding YraN family protein, with amino-acid sequence MSRAKGNIAEEKAALFLQEHGYTILEKNFYSRFGELDIIAFKDNILHFIEVKSGENYELAIQNITPAKLSRLIKTAQVYMKKNTLDPEYMFDALIVTPKNIEILENITI; translated from the coding sequence ATGAGCAGAGCAAAAGGAAATATAGCAGAAGAAAAGGCTGCTCTATTCCTGCAAGAACATGGGTATACTATTTTAGAAAAGAATTTTTATTCCCGTTTTGGCGAATTGGACATTATTGCCTTCAAAGATAATATCCTGCATTTCATAGAAGTAAAAAGCGGTGAAAATTATGAACTAGCCATTCAAAACATAACACCGGCAAAACTCTCCCGTCTTATAAAAACCGCACAGGTCTATATGAAAAAAAATACTCTGGATCCTGAGTATATGTTTGATGCACTGATAGTCACCCCGAAAAACATAGAAATATTGGAAAATATTACAATTTAA
- a CDS encoding homoserine dehydrogenase, which produces MIKVGIIGVGTVGTSVAQILKENADVISARAGVDIVVKSGIVKNLKKERGLDIVLTDNVDDILNDEEIDIVVELMGGVEEAFEVVKRALKAGKSVVTANKALLAYHRYELQEIAKDKAFEFEASVAGGIPIITALRDGLSANHIESIMGIMNGTCNYMMTKMTNEGVAYDDILKESQELGYAEADPTFDVGGYDAAHKLLILASIAYGIDAKPEDILIEGIENVTQDDIAFAKEFGYAIKLLGIAKKDKNEVELRVHACLIKQEEMIAKIDGVMNGISVVGDKVGETLYYGPGAGGDATASAVVANIIDIARSGKSTPMLGFNRPMEGNQLTLKPTEKIESKYYLRVNVSDRTGVLARLTKIFETHNISIETMLQRPSDNESANLLISTHTAVEKDIQNMIGELEALDFINAKPSMIRIV; this is translated from the coding sequence ATGATAAAAGTCGGAATAATCGGTGTCGGAACAGTCGGAACAAGTGTAGCACAAATTTTAAAAGAGAATGCGGATGTGATTTCTGCCCGTGCGGGTGTTGATATTGTCGTCAAAAGCGGTATCGTGAAAAATCTCAAAAAAGAGCGGGGTCTGGACATTGTATTAACAGATAATGTAGATGATATTTTAAATGATGAAGAAATAGATATTGTCGTAGAATTGATGGGCGGAGTAGAAGAGGCATTTGAAGTGGTAAAACGCGCACTCAAAGCCGGTAAGTCTGTTGTAACTGCAAACAAAGCGCTGCTGGCATACCATCGTTATGAATTGCAGGAGATTGCAAAAGACAAAGCCTTTGAATTTGAAGCGAGTGTTGCCGGAGGTATTCCAATCATAACGGCACTTCGTGACGGTTTGTCAGCCAATCATATAGAGTCGATTATGGGTATTATGAACGGTACATGTAACTATATGATGACAAAGATGACGAATGAGGGTGTGGCATACGATGACATTTTAAAAGAGTCTCAGGAACTCGGCTATGCCGAAGCTGACCCGACTTTTGATGTGGGCGGATATGATGCTGCGCACAAGCTGCTTATTTTGGCTTCCATTGCCTACGGCATTGATGCAAAACCCGAGGATATTCTGATAGAGGGCATTGAAAATGTGACGCAGGACGATATTGCATTTGCCAAAGAGTTCGGTTATGCCATCAAACTTTTAGGGATTGCAAAAAAAGACAAAAATGAAGTGGAACTGCGAGTACATGCCTGTTTGATTAAACAAGAAGAGATGATAGCAAAAATAGACGGCGTGATGAACGGTATATCTGTTGTCGGCGACAAAGTCGGCGAAACACTCTACTATGGTCCGGGTGCAGGCGGCGATGCAACGGCTTCGGCAGTTGTGGCAAACATCATAGATATAGCAAGAAGCGGAAAATCGACGCCGATGCTTGGATTTAACCGACCGATGGAAGGCAATCAGCTGACACTCAAACCAACGGAAAAAATCGAGTCCAAATACTATTTGAGAGTCAATGTCTCAGACAGAACCGGTGTTTTGGCAAGACTGACAAAAATATTTGAAACACACAATATCTCTATAGAAACCATGCTGCAGCGTCCAAGTGACAATGAAAGTGCAAACCTGTTGATATCAACACATACAGCCGTGGAAAAAGATATACAAAATATGATAGGCGAACTTGAAGCACTTGATTTTATAAATGCAAAACCTTCTATGATCAGGATAGTGTAA